From the Takifugu flavidus isolate HTHZ2018 chromosome 12, ASM371156v2, whole genome shotgun sequence genome, one window contains:
- the LOC130534954 gene encoding ubiquitin carboxyl-terminal hydrolase 2-like isoform X4: MPSLRQSYTVTVPEEPPAAAFPFLKPDARRKGSVSGSALVSTFVGLIIHQARNSKSAQGLVGLKNLGNTCFMNSILQCLSNTHSLRDYCLHSLHRRDLSTTSRTNTALMEEFAKLIQTMWAASSSEAVSPSEFKTQIQRYAPRFVGYNQQDAQEFLRFLLDGLHNEVNRVTVRPRGSVEDLDHLPDEEKGKKMWSKYLEREDSKIVDLFVGQLKSSLTCSHCGFCSTVFDPFWDLSLPIAKGYGEVSLMDCMRLFTKEDILDGDEKPTCYRCKARRRCTKKFMIQKFPRILVLHLKRFSEARRTSKLSTFVNFPMKDLDLREFSPENSTNAVYNLYAVSNHSGTTMGGHYTAYCRNPSSGEWYTFNDSRVTPMSSSQVRSSDAYVLFYELATSSRM; encoded by the exons ATGCCCAGCCTGCGCCAGTCGTACACGGTCACCGTCCCCGAGGAGCCGCCGGCCGCCGCCTTCCCCTTCCTGAAGCCGGACGCGCGGAGGAAGGGCAGCGTGTCCGGCTCCGCGCTGGTCTCCACCTTCGTCGGGCTCATCATCCACCAGGCCAGG AATTCAAAGAGCGCCCAGGGCCTGGTGGGTCTGAAAAACCTGGGAAACACG tGCTTCATGAACAGCATCCTCCAGTGTCTCAGCAACACTCACAGCCTGCGAGATTACTGCCTGCACAGCCTGCACCGCCGAGACCTTAGCACCACCAGCCGCACCAACACCGCGCTCATGGAAG AGTTCGCCAAGCTGATCCAGACCATGTGGGCGGCGTCCAGCAGCGAGGCCGTCAGCCCGTCCGAGTTCAAGACGCAGATCCAGCGCTACGCTCCCAGATTCGTGGGTTACAA CCAACAGGACGCTCAGGAGTTCCTGCGCTTCCTGCTGGACGGGCTGCACAACGAGGTCAACAGGGTCACCGTCAGGCCCAGGGGGAGCGTCGAGGACTTGGACCACCTCCC ggatgaagagaaaggaaagaagaTGTGGAGTAAATATTTAGAAAGAGAAGACAGTAAAATCGTGG ACTTATTTGTTGGGCAGCTGAAGAGCTCGCTGACCTGCAGCCACTGCGGCTTCTGCTCCACCGTGTTCGACCCCTTTTGGGATCTGTCGCTCCCCATCGCCAAG GGCTACGGTGAGGTGAGTCTGATGGACTGCATGCGGCTCTTTACCAAAGAAGACATTCTGGACGGCGACGAGAAGCCG ACGTGTTACAGATGCAAAGCCCGGAGGAGATGCACGAAGAAGTTCATGATCCAGAAGTTCCCCAGGATCTTAGTGCTGC ACCTGAAGCGTTTCTCTGAAGCACGGCGAACCAGCAAACTGTCCACCTTTGTTAACTTCCCCATGAAGGACCTGGACCTGCGGGAGTTTTCTCCTGAGAACAGCA CAAATGCAGTCTACAACCTTTATGCAGTGTCCAACCACTCAGGCACCACGATGGGGGGCCACTACACAGCTTACTGTCGCAACCCCAGCTCGGGAGAATGGTACACCTTTAATGACTCCAG AGTAACGCCAATGTCCTCCAGCCAAGTGCGCAGCAGCGACGCCTATGTCCTGTTCTACGAGCTCGCCACCTCCTCGCGCATGTGA
- the LOC130534954 gene encoding ubiquitin carboxyl-terminal hydrolase 2-like isoform X3, which produces MPSLRQSYTVTVPEEPPAAAFPFLKPDARRKGSVSGSALVSTFVGLIIHQARNSKSAQGLVGLKNLGNTCFMNSILQCLSNTHSLRDYCLHSLHRRDLSTTSRTNTALMEEFAKLIQTMWAASSSEAVSPSEFKTQIQRYAPRFVGYNQQDAQEFLRFLLDGLHNEVNRVTVRPRGSVEDLDHLPDEEKGKKMWSKYLEREDSKIVDLFVGQLKSSLTCSHCGFCSTVFDPFWDLSLPIAKKGYGEVSLMDCMRLFTKEDILDGDEKPTCYRCKARRRCTKKFMIQKFPRILVLHLKRFSEARRTSKLSTFVNFPMKDLDLREFSPENSTNAVYNLYAVSNHSGTTMGGHYTAYCRNPSSGEWYTFNDSRVTPMSSSQVRSSDAYVLFYELATSSRM; this is translated from the exons ATGCCCAGCCTGCGCCAGTCGTACACGGTCACCGTCCCCGAGGAGCCGCCGGCCGCCGCCTTCCCCTTCCTGAAGCCGGACGCGCGGAGGAAGGGCAGCGTGTCCGGCTCCGCGCTGGTCTCCACCTTCGTCGGGCTCATCATCCACCAGGCCAGG AATTCAAAGAGCGCCCAGGGCCTGGTGGGTCTGAAAAACCTGGGAAACACG tGCTTCATGAACAGCATCCTCCAGTGTCTCAGCAACACTCACAGCCTGCGAGATTACTGCCTGCACAGCCTGCACCGCCGAGACCTTAGCACCACCAGCCGCACCAACACCGCGCTCATGGAAG AGTTCGCCAAGCTGATCCAGACCATGTGGGCGGCGTCCAGCAGCGAGGCCGTCAGCCCGTCCGAGTTCAAGACGCAGATCCAGCGCTACGCTCCCAGATTCGTGGGTTACAA CCAACAGGACGCTCAGGAGTTCCTGCGCTTCCTGCTGGACGGGCTGCACAACGAGGTCAACAGGGTCACCGTCAGGCCCAGGGGGAGCGTCGAGGACTTGGACCACCTCCC ggatgaagagaaaggaaagaagaTGTGGAGTAAATATTTAGAAAGAGAAGACAGTAAAATCGTGG ACTTATTTGTTGGGCAGCTGAAGAGCTCGCTGACCTGCAGCCACTGCGGCTTCTGCTCCACCGTGTTCGACCCCTTTTGGGATCTGTCGCTCCCCATCGCCAAG AAGGGCTACGGTGAGGTGAGTCTGATGGACTGCATGCGGCTCTTTACCAAAGAAGACATTCTGGACGGCGACGAGAAGCCG ACGTGTTACAGATGCAAAGCCCGGAGGAGATGCACGAAGAAGTTCATGATCCAGAAGTTCCCCAGGATCTTAGTGCTGC ACCTGAAGCGTTTCTCTGAAGCACGGCGAACCAGCAAACTGTCCACCTTTGTTAACTTCCCCATGAAGGACCTGGACCTGCGGGAGTTTTCTCCTGAGAACAGCA CAAATGCAGTCTACAACCTTTATGCAGTGTCCAACCACTCAGGCACCACGATGGGGGGCCACTACACAGCTTACTGTCGCAACCCCAGCTCGGGAGAATGGTACACCTTTAATGACTCCAG AGTAACGCCAATGTCCTCCAGCCAAGTGCGCAGCAGCGACGCCTATGTCCTGTTCTACGAGCTCGCCACCTCCTCGCGCATGTGA